The genomic region TCCGTCAGCTAGTAGCACAAATTTATAAGGGAAAATTTACAAGAAAGTGTGAAAAAAATCATATTTTTTTTACAAATTCTTTGAATTCATAGCTTCAAAGGCATTTACAGCGTTATTATCACCGCTGACTACCAAGATGTCACCTGCTTTCAGCATCGTAGATGGGGCTATGTACCCGTTTGCCTTGTCATCCCTGACGATGGCAACGATATTGATATGAAACTTTTCTCTGAAATTGACTTCCCTTACCGTCTTGTCAGCATACTTGTCATTCATGACCAATTCGATGATGGAAAAATCCTCTCCGATAGGCAACACATCCAGCGTCAGCTTGGCTGTGAGTGTCTTGGCAAGCTTCGCTCCCATTTCAACTTCAGGATTGACTATTTCAGCTCCAATCCTTCTCAGTAGCCTTCCGTGTTCTTCGTTGAGGGCTTTTGCTATTACCCTGGGAACGCCCAATTCTATGGCATTCATCGTGGCCAGAAGATTGGCCTCGATATTCTTGCCGATGCAGACAATGACCGTTGCACAGTTCTCTATGCCGGCAGATTTGAGTTCTTCTATGGTGAGGCGTTCCATTACCATGAGGTCATTGACTTGGTTCCTCAAGGGCTCAAGGCTGGCTTGATCCTTGTCAATTGCAATGACAGTCTTGCCTTCTTCCAGCAGTCCCCTAGCCAGGGACAATCCGAATCTCCCGATACCGATTACTCCAAATAGATTGTTATCTGACATATATCTGCTCCTTTTCTTATCCGATCAATATATCTTCCGTGAGGTAGTTCACGTTTTTCCTGGCTCTATGCCAGCTGCAGGTGATGGTCAACGGGCCAAGCCTTCCGATGAACATCAGCAGAATTAAGGTTAATTTACTGCAGATTCCCAGTCTCGTCGTTATGCCCATGGAAAGTCCTACCGTACCAAATGCACTTATGCATTCGAAGAGAACTTCCAGAAAGTTGAACCGTGGTCCCTCGACTGAAAAAACAATGGCTGTTGCAAGCAACGTAAAGAGGATGCCAAGGACCGTTACCATAAAAGCCCGAAGGATTGAGTCATCGTCAATAGTACGGTGGAAAGCTGAGATTTTCGAATGTGTTTCGATTTTTCTAATGGAAAGCAATACGGTAAACAGTGTCGTCGTCTTGATGCCGCCGCCGGTCGAACCAGGCGAGGCTCCTACGAACATCAGTAACATGGTCAGCATTGAACTGGTATTTGTAAGCTGTGAGATGTCGATGGTACTGAAACCAGCTGTCCTGGTAGTCGTACTCTGGAAAAAGGCCTCCATCCATGGAATATGCTGTGAAAAGTGGAAGCCGATAGTACCCAGTACCAGCAGCCAGAAGGTCATGGTCAGCACGATCTTTGAATGCATCTTCAACCTGTGGTTCTTCCTGTAGGCAAAGATGTCGTTGATGACATAAAAACCTAAACCACCGATGATGATGAGTGTTGTCGTCGTTATGTTGAGCAGGACACTGTGCCTGTAGGGAATCAAGCCGGTGAAGTTGCCAAGCAAATCGAAACCTGCATTGTTGAAGGCGGAAATGGCATGGAATATAGATATGCCCAGAGCTTTCATCGGCAGATAATCCTTGCTGAATACCTGATAGCTGAGCAATGCTCCGATTGACTCACAGACCAAGCTGGTTGCAATGACCGTACGCACGATTGAATTGATATCAAAACCGGGTTTTGAGTTCAGTGCTTCCCGTGCAAGCTGGATGTTTGAGTAACTTCTGTTACCTCCGATCAGCATGAGAAAAAAAAGGGCAAAAGACGCAAAGCCGATGCCTC from Spirochaetia bacterium harbors:
- a CDS encoding TrkA family potassium uptake protein is translated as MSDNNLFGVIGIGRFGLSLARGLLEEGKTVIAIDKDQASLEPLRNQVNDLMVMERLTIEELKSAGIENCATVIVCIGKNIEANLLATMNAIELGVPRVIAKALNEEHGRLLRRIGAEIVNPEVEMGAKLAKTLTAKLTLDVLPIGEDFSIIELVMNDKYADKTVREVNFREKFHINIVAIVRDDKANGYIAPSTMLKAGDILVVSGDNNAVNAFEAMNSKNL